The Streptomyces pactum genome contains a region encoding:
- a CDS encoding mechanosensitive ion channel family protein: MSLSDAVLAAAGSSPSPSPSPTAPVVPSLQDAQKSATNAAGWVEENWSTWLAIGLRVLLIVVIAVVLRAVVRRSITKLVDRMNRRAGTGASTALSGLLVNAERRRQRSEAIGSVLRSVASFLVLGTAALMVLGTFQINLAPLLASAGVAGVAIGFGARNLVTDFLSGVFMILEDQYGVGDSIDAGVASGEVIEVGLRVTKLRGDNGEIWYVRNGEVKRIGNLSQGWSTAGVDVTVRSDEDLDKVKRTIAAVGERMSKEEPWNEMLWGPIEVLGLDSVLLDSMVVRVSAKTMPGKSLTVERELRWRVKRAFDAADIQIVGGPEVPGQTTGAPDPTAGVAAPSAYASTVSPQSIAASPIPPTSTTK, from the coding sequence GTGTCCCTGTCCGACGCCGTCCTGGCGGCTGCCGGTTCGTCGCCGTCCCCGTCGCCGTCCCCGACGGCCCCGGTGGTGCCCTCGCTCCAGGACGCCCAGAAGAGCGCGACGAACGCCGCCGGCTGGGTCGAGGAGAACTGGTCGACGTGGCTCGCGATCGGGCTGCGGGTGCTGCTGATCGTGGTGATTGCGGTGGTGCTCCGGGCGGTGGTGCGGCGGTCGATCACCAAGCTGGTGGACCGGATGAACCGCAGGGCCGGGACGGGCGCCAGTACCGCGCTGAGCGGCCTGCTGGTCAACGCCGAGCGGCGCCGGCAGCGCTCGGAGGCCATCGGCTCCGTACTGCGCTCGGTGGCCAGCTTCCTCGTCCTCGGCACCGCGGCCCTGATGGTCCTCGGCACCTTCCAGATCAACCTGGCCCCGCTGCTCGCGTCCGCCGGTGTCGCGGGCGTCGCGATCGGCTTCGGCGCCCGCAACCTGGTCACCGACTTCCTCTCCGGCGTCTTCATGATCCTGGAGGACCAGTACGGCGTCGGCGACAGCATCGACGCGGGCGTAGCCTCCGGCGAGGTCATCGAGGTCGGGCTGCGGGTGACCAAGCTGCGCGGCGACAACGGCGAGATCTGGTACGTCCGCAACGGCGAGGTCAAGCGGATCGGCAACCTCTCCCAGGGCTGGTCGACGGCCGGCGTGGACGTGACCGTCCGCTCCGACGAGGACCTGGACAAGGTGAAGCGGACCATCGCCGCCGTCGGCGAGCGGATGAGCAAGGAGGAGCCCTGGAACGAGATGCTCTGGGGCCCGATCGAGGTGCTCGGCCTGGACTCCGTGCTGCTCGACTCCATGGTGGTGCGGGTGTCCGCCAAGACCATGCCCGGCAAGTCCCTCACCGTCGAGCGCGAACTGCGCTGGCGCGTCAAACGGGCCTTCGACGCCGCCGACATCCAGATCGTCGGCGGCCCCGAGGTCCCGGGCCAGACGACCGGGGCGCCCGACCCGACGGCGGGCGTGGCGGCCCCGTCGGCGTACGCGAGCACCGTGTCGCCGCAGTCCATCGCGGCGTCCCCGATCCCGCCGACGAGCACCACCAAGTAG